One Williamwhitmania taraxaci genomic window, AAGAAATTGAACATTCTGATGGCCGTCGGTAAGTTAATTCCTGCTGATGTTGCCAGTAAAAATCAATGGGTAGAGGCACAGTATGAGAAGTATATAGTAAAATCATACGTCATTGACTCTCTTGGAAGTATAAAAGGCGGTGTTGATGCTTTTACCGTAGACATGAAGCAGGAGATTGCAAAAAAAGGTTCGGACCGTAACCTTCCCATCTTTGAGTTTCGCAACGATGATAGTTCTAGCCTCTTTATTATACCGGTTCGCGGACGCGGGTTATGGGGTCCAATCTGGGGCTACGTAGCTCTTGAGAAGGATTACAATACCATCTCGGGAAGCACCTTCGATCATCAGGGTGAAACGCCAGGATTGGGAGCCGAGATTAATACTGCTGCCTTCCAATCTCAATTTAAGGGCAAGAAACTGTTTGAAGGAGATCAATTTGTTTCCTTAAAAGTAATGAAGGGTGGC contains:
- the nqrC gene encoding NADH:ubiquinone reductase (Na(+)-transporting) subunit C; this encodes MNKESNRYIFIYSSVMVVVVAALLAVAALGLKPFQDKNAEIEKKLNILMAVGKLIPADVASKNQWVEAQYEKYIVKSYVIDSLGSIKGGVDAFTVDMKQEIAKKGSDRNLPIFEFRNDDSSSLFIIPVRGRGLWGPIWGYVALEKDYNTISGSTFDHQGETPGLGAEINTAAFQSQFKGKKLFEGDQFVSLKVMKGGNPASGVHEVDGISGGTLTSKGLEAMIANSLRPYQLYFQKNKKN